A window from Mogibacterium neglectum encodes these proteins:
- a CDS encoding ornithine cyclodeaminase family protein codes for MLLLDERDIRKVFDMNDAIDSNIEAYKIFSSGNAVVPLRQVIAADEGRGNFAFMPAYSSRLGAAGIKIVNIFPGNREFGEATTIGQVLLMDDKNGKVLALMDGSFITKFRTGAATGAAFKLFARKDAKIGCLIGTGGQADCQLEAMLTACNLDEVRIVARDYVKTEKFVAEMTERFKSSKTNLLAFDDADEAVDGADVIVVVTVSTEPVFDGNRVKKGAVVSGVGSYTAEMNEIDPELFKLADKIYFDSKDACIAESADIQIPLRKGLVSAEELTGDIGEFALGEIVGRETDDEIIIFKNVGLGILDLVIAKLIYEKAKNREIGYQWG; via the coding sequence ATGTTACTACTCGATGAACGAGACATAAGGAAAGTGTTCGATATGAATGATGCGATAGATTCAAATATCGAGGCATATAAGATTTTTTCTAGTGGAAATGCAGTTGTGCCGCTTCGTCAAGTTATCGCTGCTGATGAAGGAAGAGGTAACTTTGCATTTATGCCAGCATATAGCTCAAGGCTTGGAGCTGCAGGTATCAAAATTGTAAATATTTTTCCCGGCAACAGAGAATTTGGTGAGGCAACGACCATCGGGCAAGTGCTTCTCATGGATGATAAAAATGGGAAAGTGTTAGCGCTTATGGATGGAAGCTTCATTACTAAATTTCGTACGGGAGCAGCAACAGGTGCAGCATTCAAGCTTTTTGCAAGAAAAGATGCGAAGATTGGTTGCCTAATTGGTACTGGTGGACAAGCCGACTGTCAGCTTGAGGCTATGCTGACAGCATGCAATCTAGATGAAGTTAGGATTGTGGCTAGAGATTATGTTAAAACTGAAAAGTTCGTTGCTGAGATGACTGAGAGGTTTAAGAGTAGCAAAACTAATCTACTGGCATTTGATGATGCAGATGAAGCAGTAGATGGAGCCGATGTCATAGTAGTAGTGACTGTTTCTACAGAACCAGTATTCGATGGAAATAGAGTAAAGAAGGGTGCCGTGGTAAGCGGTGTGGGATCGTATACAGCCGAGATGAATGAGATAGATCCAGAGTTGTTTAAGTTAGCGGACAAGATATATTTTGATTCTAAAGATGCTTGTATCGCTGAATCAGCAGATATTCAAATCCCTCTTAGAAAAGGATTGGTCTCAGCGGAAGAACTTACAGGAGATATAGGAGAATTTGCGCTTGGAGAAATTGTTGGCAGGGAGACTGATGATGAAATTATCATATTTAAGAATGTAGGGCTTGGAATCCTTGACCTTGTAATTGCAAAGCTAATCTATGAAAAAGCGAAAAATAGAGAAATTGGATATCAATGGGGATAA
- a CDS encoding energy-coupling factor transporter ATPase yields MTNFIEVKDLVYKYSKEQGDDNLCPAIDHVSIEISRGEYIAVAGSNGSGKSTLARCLNGLLLPTEGEILVDGMDTSDDECIWDIRKKIGMVFQNPDNQIVSSMVEDEVAFGPENIGVENPELRKRVDNALKAVGMYEYRNREAHKLSGGQKQRIAIAGAVAMRPDCIVLDEPTAMLDPKGRSQVMKVIRELNEQGITIILITHFMEEVAEADRVLVMKSGKLLRDSAPEDVFADTKLIESAGLEIPAAVLLRNELIKNGINLSQEIISKDDLVDALCQ; encoded by the coding sequence ATGACGAATTTTATTGAAGTAAAAGACTTAGTTTATAAGTACTCTAAGGAGCAGGGTGATGATAATCTATGCCCTGCGATTGATCATGTTTCAATTGAAATTTCACGTGGTGAATACATTGCTGTTGCCGGGTCTAATGGTTCTGGAAAATCCACACTAGCAAGATGCCTTAACGGGCTTTTACTACCAACTGAGGGAGAAATCCTGGTTGATGGAATGGATACGAGTGACGATGAGTGCATTTGGGATATCAGAAAGAAAATAGGTATGGTATTTCAAAATCCCGACAATCAAATTGTGTCGTCTATGGTTGAGGATGAGGTAGCATTTGGTCCTGAAAACATAGGGGTGGAGAATCCAGAACTCAGAAAAAGAGTAGATAATGCACTGAAAGCAGTCGGTATGTACGAATACAGAAATCGCGAAGCGCACAAACTCTCTGGAGGACAGAAGCAGCGAATTGCAATCGCTGGAGCCGTGGCTATGAGACCGGATTGTATAGTGTTAGATGAACCCACTGCAATGCTTGACCCCAAAGGGCGCAGTCAAGTTATGAAGGTAATCAGAGAGCTCAATGAGCAGGGAATTACGATTATTTTAATTACACACTTTATGGAAGAGGTTGCAGAAGCAGATCGAGTGCTAGTCATGAAATCTGGAAAGCTCCTCAGAGACAGTGCGCCGGAAGACGTATTTGCAGATACGAAACTTATCGAATCAGCAGGATTAGAGATTCCAGCCGCTGTTTTGCTGAGAAATGAACTTATTAAAAATGGAATTAATCTATCTCAAGAGATTATAAGTAAGGATGATTTGGTGGACGCATTATGTCAATAA
- a CDS encoding energy-coupling factor transporter ATPase, with translation MSIIARHLTHIYSKGLPGETVALDDISFEVSDGECIGIIGHTGSGKSTLLQHLNGLLKPHSGEIIVSDMNIGDGSVKKVDISRNVGLVFQYPEYQLFEETVAKDVAFGPRNLGVPEEEIDDVVRESIELLGLDYDAVAEKSPFELSGGQKRRVAIAGVLAMKPKVLILDEPTAGLDPASKRDMLEVIKRLRQERNLIVAFVSHNMKDIAELSDRIIVMNDGRLVMNGSPNEVFARASELKSMGLSVPPVTEILYEVSEKLGLEFKPIFEEREAAKYIAERLKERRR, from the coding sequence ATGTCAATAATTGCAAGACATCTAACACATATATATTCAAAAGGACTCCCCGGTGAGACAGTTGCACTTGATGATATTTCGTTTGAGGTTTCTGATGGAGAATGCATAGGTATAATTGGACATACTGGCTCTGGAAAGTCGACGCTCCTTCAGCATCTTAACGGGCTGCTGAAGCCTCATTCGGGAGAGATAATTGTCTCCGATATGAATATCGGAGATGGATCTGTCAAGAAAGTTGATATTAGTAGGAATGTGGGACTCGTCTTTCAGTATCCTGAGTATCAGCTCTTTGAGGAAACTGTTGCAAAAGATGTGGCATTTGGCCCAAGAAACCTTGGTGTGCCCGAAGAAGAGATTGATGACGTTGTAAGGGAGTCTATCGAACTACTCGGCCTCGATTATGATGCCGTCGCAGAAAAGTCGCCTTTTGAGCTATCAGGTGGGCAGAAGCGCAGAGTTGCCATCGCTGGTGTACTAGCGATGAAACCAAAGGTTCTTATATTAGATGAACCAACGGCAGGACTCGATCCCGCATCCAAGCGTGACATGCTTGAAGTAATTAAGAGGCTGAGACAGGAAAGAAACCTAATTGTGGCATTCGTCTCGCATAATATGAAAGATATAGCTGAACTTTCTGACCGCATCATCGTCATGAATGACGGAAGGCTTGTGATGAACGGAAGCCCTAATGAAGTATTTGCAAGGGCTAGCGAACTAAAGAGTATGGGGCTTAGTGTACCGCCAGTGACAGAGATTCTATACGAAGTGTCGGAAAAGCTTGGGCTTGAGTTCAAGCCAATTTTTGAAGAGAGAGAAGCTGCGAAGTATATAGCAGAGCGATTAAAGGAGAGGCGAAGATAG
- a CDS encoding energy-coupling factor transporter transmembrane component T family protein, giving the protein MIKDITLGQYYPVESPIHRLEARTKVLGVFAYLVGLFLVNRLWGFVIAALAVGTVIRLSNVPFSYMVRGLKAIVLIIAFTMVLNIFMMDGTILWQWKFLRITYEGLYRAAFMGIRLVLLIIGTSLLTFCTKPTELTDGIEKLLSPFSKLGLPAHEIALMMTIALRFIPVLMDEADKIMKAQQSRGADFESGNIIQRAKSMIPIIVPLFVSSFRIAGDLALAMEARCYRGGDGRTKLNETRFEKRDAVAAILMIIFIVVLVASRFLNI; this is encoded by the coding sequence ATGATTAAAGACATAACACTTGGTCAGTATTATCCGGTTGAATCTCCGATTCATAGGCTGGAGGCACGCACTAAGGTACTCGGGGTCTTTGCGTACCTCGTAGGGCTTTTTCTGGTAAATAGACTGTGGGGGTTCGTAATTGCTGCGTTAGCTGTTGGAACTGTGATAAGGCTGTCAAATGTTCCGTTCTCATACATGGTGAGAGGACTAAAGGCTATAGTGCTTATTATTGCATTCACTATGGTTCTTAACATATTCATGATGGATGGGACTATCCTGTGGCAGTGGAAATTCCTGAGGATTACATATGAGGGACTATATAGAGCTGCATTTATGGGTATAAGGCTTGTATTGCTGATTATAGGCACTTCGCTCCTAACCTTCTGCACTAAACCGACTGAATTAACAGATGGGATTGAGAAGCTACTTAGTCCATTCTCTAAGCTAGGTCTGCCTGCACATGAGATTGCCCTGATGATGACAATTGCGCTCAGATTCATCCCTGTATTAATGGATGAAGCAGATAAAATCATGAAGGCGCAGCAATCGAGAGGTGCGGACTTTGAATCTGGGAACATTATCCAGAGAGCCAAGAGTATGATTCCAATAATAGTGCCGCTCTTCGTGAGTTCATTTAGGATTGCAGGAGACCTTGCTCTAGCTATGGAAGCAAGATGCTACCGGGGAGGTGATGGCAGGACGAAGCTTAATGAGACTAGATTCGAGAAGCGTGATGCTGTAGCTGCTATACTGATGATTATTTTCATTGTGGTGCTTGTTGCCAGTAGATTTTTAAACATATAA